One region of Oryza glaberrima chromosome 7, OglaRS2, whole genome shotgun sequence genomic DNA includes:
- the LOC127779899 gene encoding protein YABBY 1 isoform X2 — MSVQFTSEHVCYVNCNYCNTILVVNVPNNCSYNIVTVRCGHCTMVLSMDLAPFHQARTVQDHQNRGFQGNNFGSYDIASRNQRTSTAMYPMPTSQQQVSPIRPPEKRQRVPSAYNRFIKEEIQRIKTSNPEISHREAFSAAAKNWAHLPRLHFGLSVADGGGGSN, encoded by the exons ATGTCGGTCCAGTTTACATCGGAGCATGTTTGCTATGTCAACTGCAACTATTGCAACACTATCCTTGTG GTGAATGTGCCAAACAATTGTTCCTACAACATTGTGACTGTTAGATGTGGGCATTGCACAATGGTGCTCTCCATGGATCTTGCTCCTTTTCACCAAGCACGCACTGTTCAAGATCACCAG AACAGAGGATTTCAAGGTAATAACTTTGGAAGCTATGACATAGCTTCCAGAAATCAGAGGACATCAACAGCCATGTACCCAATGCCAACCAGTCAGCAGCAAGTGTCACCTATACGTC CCCCTGAGAAAAGACAGCGTGTCCCGTCTGCATACAACAGATTTATCAA GGAGGAGATACAGAGGATTAAAACCAGCAATCCTGAGATTAGCCACAGGGAGGCATTCAGTGCTGCTGCAAAGAAC TGGGCTCATCTTCCCCGGCTCCATTTCGGCCTCagcgtcgccgacggcggcggcggcagcaactaa
- the LOC127779899 gene encoding protein YABBY 1 isoform X1 yields the protein MSVQFTSEHVCYVNCNYCNTILVVNVPNNCSYNIVTVRCGHCTMVLSMDLAPFHQARTVQDHQVQNRGFQGNNFGSYDIASRNQRTSTAMYPMPTSQQQVSPIRPPEKRQRVPSAYNRFIKEEIQRIKTSNPEISHREAFSAAAKNWAHLPRLHFGLSVADGGGGSN from the exons ATGTCGGTCCAGTTTACATCGGAGCATGTTTGCTATGTCAACTGCAACTATTGCAACACTATCCTTGTG GTGAATGTGCCAAACAATTGTTCCTACAACATTGTGACTGTTAGATGTGGGCATTGCACAATGGTGCTCTCCATGGATCTTGCTCCTTTTCACCAAGCACGCACTGTTCAAGATCACCAG GTACAGAACAGAGGATTTCAAGGTAATAACTTTGGAAGCTATGACATAGCTTCCAGAAATCAGAGGACATCAACAGCCATGTACCCAATGCCAACCAGTCAGCAGCAAGTGTCACCTATACGTC CCCCTGAGAAAAGACAGCGTGTCCCGTCTGCATACAACAGATTTATCAA GGAGGAGATACAGAGGATTAAAACCAGCAATCCTGAGATTAGCCACAGGGAGGCATTCAGTGCTGCTGCAAAGAAC TGGGCTCATCTTCCCCGGCTCCATTTCGGCCTCagcgtcgccgacggcggcggcggcagcaactaa
- the LOC127779631 gene encoding uncharacterized protein LOC127779631 isoform X2 — protein MAEEEAKKPVVVVAMKGHPGSGKSTVARAIATALCCPLLDKDDVRDCTLPLERVDGLAIGMLNELSYAVLWRMAERQVQLGLSVVVDSPLSRRAHLDALTSLPGALVIVVECRPGNEEEWRRRLEKRGAAVPEDGGDGWHKPKTWTELERLRDGYQGCTDYEFGDVPRIVVDTTDPTADSEAISVRVVEFIGSIRAFSWC, from the exons ATGGCTGAGGAAGAAGCAAAAAAGCCGGTGGTGGTAGTGGCCATGAAGGGTCATCCAGGGTCTGGCAAGTCCACCGTGGCACGCGCCATCGCCACCGCGCTCTGCTGCCCACTCCTGGACAAGGACGATGTCCGGGACTGCACGCTGCCACTTGAGCGCGTCGACGGCCTTGCTATCGGCATGCTCAATGAGCTCTCCTATGCCGTGCTGTGGCGGATGGCAGAGAGGCAGGTCCAGCTCGGCTTATCCGTTGTTGTGGATTCCCCGCTGTCACGCCGCGCTCACCTTGACGCACTCACCAGCCTCCCGGGTGCCCTTGTTATTGTTGTGGAATGTCGGCCAGGCAATGAAGAAGAATGGCGCCGAAGGCTGGAGAAGCGAGGTGCTGCAGTGCCAGAAGATGGTGGTGATGGGTGGCATAAGCCGAAGACGTGGACTGAACTGGAAAGGCTTCGGGATGGGTACCAAGGTTGCACAGATTATGAATTTGGGGATGTGCCAAGGATTGTTGTGGATACAACTGATCCGACAGCCGATTCAGAGGCAATTTCTGTCAGGGTTGTAGAGTTTATTGGATCTATTCGTGCTT TTTCCTGGTGCTAG
- the LOC127779631 gene encoding uncharacterized protein LOC127779631 isoform X1, with amino-acid sequence MAEEEAKKPVVVVAMKGHPGSGKSTVARAIATALCCPLLDKDDVRDCTLPLERVDGLAIGMLNELSYAVLWRMAERQVQLGLSVVVDSPLSRRAHLDALTSLPGALVIVVECRPGNEEEWRRRLEKRGAAVPEDGGDGWHKPKTWTELERLRDGYQGCTDYEFGDVPRIVVDTTDPTADSEAISVRVVEFIGSIRACESAIISYQA; translated from the coding sequence ATGGCTGAGGAAGAAGCAAAAAAGCCGGTGGTGGTAGTGGCCATGAAGGGTCATCCAGGGTCTGGCAAGTCCACCGTGGCACGCGCCATCGCCACCGCGCTCTGCTGCCCACTCCTGGACAAGGACGATGTCCGGGACTGCACGCTGCCACTTGAGCGCGTCGACGGCCTTGCTATCGGCATGCTCAATGAGCTCTCCTATGCCGTGCTGTGGCGGATGGCAGAGAGGCAGGTCCAGCTCGGCTTATCCGTTGTTGTGGATTCCCCGCTGTCACGCCGCGCTCACCTTGACGCACTCACCAGCCTCCCGGGTGCCCTTGTTATTGTTGTGGAATGTCGGCCAGGCAATGAAGAAGAATGGCGCCGAAGGCTGGAGAAGCGAGGTGCTGCAGTGCCAGAAGATGGTGGTGATGGGTGGCATAAGCCGAAGACGTGGACTGAACTGGAAAGGCTTCGGGATGGGTACCAAGGTTGCACAGATTATGAATTTGGGGATGTGCCAAGGATTGTTGTGGATACAACTGATCCGACAGCCGATTCAGAGGCAATTTCTGTCAGGGTTGTAGAGTTTATTGGATCTATTCGTGCTTGTGAGTCTGCTATTATTTCTTACCAAGCATAA
- the LOC127779631 gene encoding CST complex subunit TEN1 isoform X3 — protein MASSVLQPGVPVTLQELEPSSESFRQGASLRVTGVLQSYDLNSAIAVIQDGGASLKVDTQNLREISFRTNSTYQFIGELLIKPDNDAVLQARVGRNVDGIDLNLYQQSLLIRRQYEAQLRSRRS, from the exons ATGGCATCTTCTGTTCTTCAGCCTGGGGTGCCTGTTACCTTGCAAGAACTAGAACCTTCCTCAGAGTCCTTCAGACAAGGAGCATCGCTTAGAGTAACTGGAGT TCTGCAGTCGTATGATTTGAACTCTGCAATTGCTGTTATTCAAGACGGCGGTGCAAGCCTCAAGGTAGACACTCAGAATTTGAGAGAGATCAGCTTCCGCACAAATTCAACCTACCAGTTCATCGGTGAACTTTTGATCAAACCAGATAACGAT GCCGTTTTGCAAGCACGCGTAGGTAGGAATGTCGACGGTATTGACCTGAACCTCTACCAGCAATCTTTGCTCATCCGACGACAATACGAAGCTCAACTACGGTCCAGGAGATCATGA